Proteins from one Pseudarthrobacter sp. BIM B-2242 genomic window:
- a CDS encoding response regulator transcription factor: protein MATSHSMTNNLPQLTHPDGSPIRALVVDDEPSLSELMSMGLRMAGWSVAVAADGPEAVKLAKEFRPDVLVLDVMLPGFDGVELLGRIRAFAPEVPALFLTAKDAVQDRIVGLAAGGDDYVTKPFSMEEVLLRLHRLVQRSGVAAMDTAELVVGDLVLNIDTREVTRAGDGLQLTATQFELLRYLMENPRRVISKAQILDRVWNYDFGGQANIVELYISYLRKKVDAVHPPMIHTVRGAGYVIKPAE, encoded by the coding sequence ATGGCCACTTCGCACTCCATGACCAACAACCTTCCGCAGCTGACCCACCCGGACGGCTCCCCTATCCGCGCCTTGGTAGTCGACGACGAACCCAGCCTCTCTGAGCTTATGAGCATGGGGTTGCGCATGGCCGGCTGGTCCGTTGCCGTGGCCGCGGACGGCCCGGAGGCCGTAAAGCTCGCCAAGGAGTTCCGCCCGGACGTCCTGGTACTGGACGTCATGCTGCCGGGGTTCGACGGCGTTGAGCTGCTGGGCAGGATCCGCGCCTTTGCCCCGGAGGTACCTGCGCTGTTCCTGACTGCCAAGGACGCCGTCCAGGACCGGATTGTAGGGCTGGCCGCCGGCGGGGACGACTACGTCACGAAGCCCTTCAGCATGGAAGAGGTCCTGCTGCGGCTGCACCGCCTGGTTCAGCGGTCCGGCGTGGCTGCGATGGACACGGCCGAGCTGGTGGTGGGCGACCTTGTCCTCAACATCGACACCCGTGAAGTCACCCGGGCCGGTGACGGGCTGCAGCTGACGGCAACCCAGTTCGAGCTGCTCCGCTACCTGATGGAGAACCCCAGGCGCGTCATCAGCAAGGCGCAGATCCTCGACCGGGTCTGGAACTACGATTTCGGCGGCCAGGCGAACATTGTGGAGCTCTACATCTCCTATCTTCGCAAGAAGGTGGATGCAGTGCACCCGCCCATGATTCACACCGTGCGGGGTGCCGGCTACGTCATCAAACCGGCCGAATAG
- the upp gene encoding uracil phosphoribosyltransferase, which translates to MRTLVVDHPLVAHKLTVLRDKNTPSPVFRMLTEELVTLLAYEATRDVRTQPVTIETPVSTTVGTAFTKPTPLVVPILRAGLGMLEGMTKLVPTAEVGFLGMARDEETLDIITYAERLPEDLTDRQIFVLDPMLATGGTLREAIKFLFKRGASDVTCICLLAAPEGLAKLEEELADANVTIVLASIDEKLNDKSYIVPGLGDAGDRLYGIAG; encoded by the coding sequence ATGCGCACTCTTGTTGTGGACCACCCGCTGGTCGCCCATAAGCTCACCGTCCTGAGGGACAAAAACACGCCGTCGCCGGTCTTCCGGATGCTGACGGAAGAGCTGGTGACACTGCTCGCGTACGAGGCCACCCGCGATGTGCGCACGCAGCCGGTGACCATCGAAACACCTGTGAGCACCACCGTTGGCACCGCTTTCACCAAGCCAACCCCGCTGGTGGTACCCATCCTGCGCGCGGGCCTCGGCATGCTGGAAGGCATGACCAAGCTGGTGCCCACCGCTGAAGTCGGCTTCCTGGGCATGGCCCGCGACGAGGAAACCCTGGACATCATCACTTACGCAGAACGCCTGCCGGAGGACCTCACGGACCGGCAGATCTTTGTGCTGGACCCGATGCTGGCCACCGGAGGCACCCTCCGCGAAGCCATCAAGTTCCTGTTCAAGCGAGGCGCCTCTGACGTCACCTGCATCTGCCTTCTGGCCGCCCCCGAAGGCCTGGCGAAGCTGGAAGAAGAACTTGCTGATGCCAACGTAACCATCGTGCTCGCTTCCATCGACGAGAAGCTGAACGACAAGTCCTACATTGTTCCCGGGCTCGGCGACGCGGGTGACCGCCTGTACGGCATTGCCGGCTAA
- a CDS encoding phosphatase PAP2 family protein, with protein MDLDTFRARLGHWFKPYAALWLTLLVGGVLVVTMALLGAEVYDNVVDDEGLASLDLPALEYSQSLRNPALDAGVTAFTNIGGGIGMPILASILTAWLTFLSRTWRPIILVGGAAAVSTLATTVGKRLVGRTRPDHVEAVPPYETSPSFPSGHTLNTTVVIGVLVYIMCLQFEMAWARITAISAGVVFIIAMGLSRVFLGHHWLTDVMAGWFLGLAWVGIVILAHRLFHVLRKREHAGPAPTFEHPAIRDDEHPAVRDDQPS; from the coding sequence GTGGACCTCGATACATTTCGAGCCCGTTTAGGTCATTGGTTCAAACCGTACGCAGCCTTGTGGCTCACGCTGCTGGTCGGTGGGGTCCTGGTAGTGACCATGGCGCTTCTCGGTGCCGAGGTCTACGACAACGTTGTGGACGACGAAGGGCTGGCGTCCCTTGACCTGCCGGCGCTCGAGTATTCACAGAGCCTGAGGAACCCTGCGCTGGACGCGGGAGTAACGGCATTCACCAATATCGGCGGTGGCATCGGCATGCCCATCCTGGCGAGCATCCTGACGGCCTGGCTCACGTTCCTGAGCAGGACCTGGCGGCCGATCATCCTGGTGGGCGGCGCGGCGGCTGTCTCCACCCTGGCCACCACGGTCGGCAAACGCCTGGTTGGCCGTACCCGCCCGGACCACGTCGAGGCAGTCCCGCCGTACGAAACGTCGCCGTCCTTCCCCAGCGGCCACACGCTGAACACGACAGTGGTGATCGGCGTCCTGGTGTACATCATGTGCCTGCAGTTCGAGATGGCCTGGGCGCGCATCACCGCCATCTCCGCCGGGGTGGTGTTCATCATCGCCATGGGCCTGAGCCGTGTGTTCCTCGGCCACCACTGGCTGACAGACGTTATGGCCGGCTGGTTCCTGGGACTCGCGTGGGTGGGGATCGTAATCCTTGCGCACCGGCTGTTCCACGTCCTGCGAAAACGCGAGCACGCCGGCCCGGCACCCACATTCGAGCACCCCGCCATCCGTGACGACGAGCACCCCGCCGTCCGGGACGACCAGCCCAGCTGA
- a CDS encoding VOC family protein, protein MDWKLELVFVPVSDVDRAKDFYVNKVGFNADFDERPMDGIRFVQLTPRGSGCSICIGEGLNDAPPGTAPSLQLVVSDIHAAHDYLKNNGVDVSDVDVQAWGHFVYFADPDGNKWAVQYIPGREA, encoded by the coding sequence ATGGACTGGAAACTTGAACTCGTCTTTGTCCCTGTGTCCGATGTGGACCGCGCGAAGGATTTTTACGTCAACAAGGTTGGCTTTAATGCCGACTTCGACGAGCGGCCCATGGACGGCATCCGCTTTGTCCAGCTGACGCCACGCGGCTCCGGCTGCTCCATCTGTATTGGCGAGGGCCTCAATGATGCCCCGCCGGGCACAGCCCCGAGCCTGCAGCTGGTGGTCAGTGACATCCATGCCGCCCATGACTACCTCAAGAACAACGGGGTGGACGTGAGCGACGTGGACGTCCAGGCCTGGGGTCACTTTGTGTACTTCGCGGACCCTGACGGCAACAAGTGGGCCGTGCAGTACATCCCGGGACGGGAAGCCTAG
- a CDS encoding nucleoside deaminase, which translates to MVPGEKTHNEWMGLALGEARRALATDDVPIGAVVIGPDGGVLGSGRNQREELGDPTAHAEVVAIRQAAERLRELSKLGGGTGDGWRLEDCTLVVTLEPCAMCAGAVVLARIPRVVFGAWDEKAGAAGSVFDILRERRLNHWVEVYGGVREVECGTLLRDFFAAHRSRL; encoded by the coding sequence ATGGTGCCCGGCGAAAAGACCCACAACGAATGGATGGGCCTTGCCCTCGGCGAAGCCCGGCGTGCACTGGCCACGGATGACGTCCCCATCGGCGCCGTGGTGATAGGGCCCGACGGCGGCGTGCTGGGTTCCGGACGGAATCAGAGGGAGGAACTCGGCGACCCCACTGCCCATGCGGAGGTGGTGGCCATCCGCCAGGCGGCGGAGCGGCTGCGGGAGCTGTCGAAGCTGGGCGGTGGTACCGGCGACGGCTGGCGGTTGGAGGACTGCACCCTGGTTGTCACGCTGGAGCCGTGTGCCATGTGCGCCGGCGCGGTGGTGCTGGCCAGGATCCCCCGAGTGGTTTTCGGCGCCTGGGATGAGAAGGCCGGGGCCGCCGGTTCAGTGTTCGACATCCTCCGCGAGCGCCGGCTCAACCACTGGGTGGAGGTGTACGGCGGCGTCCGGGAAGTCGAATGCGGCACCCTGCTCAGGGATTTCTTCGCCGCCCACCGCAGCAGGCTTTAG
- a CDS encoding HAD-IA family hydrolase: MSIPAPASTVMLSCRAVLFDMDGTLVDSTAVVEQVWGEFAARYSLDIAEIIRTSHGVQAIDTVRRFAPEGADVAALTEELGAMERVRTEGIVALPGIARLLQSLPADAIALVTSADRLLADIRMEAAGLAMPATALTADLVTRGKPHPEGYLRAASLLGVEPEDAVVFEDAPAGIAAGVAAGMRTVAVGPNTGPLPEGVLHIQDYSSVTAAVDADATGRRIISFRL; the protein is encoded by the coding sequence ATGAGCATTCCAGCCCCCGCTTCCACCGTCATGCTTTCCTGCCGTGCAGTCCTCTTCGACATGGACGGCACCCTGGTGGACTCCACCGCTGTCGTCGAGCAGGTGTGGGGTGAGTTCGCCGCACGCTACAGCCTGGACATCGCAGAGATCATCCGGACTTCACATGGTGTGCAGGCCATTGACACTGTGCGGCGGTTCGCGCCGGAGGGTGCAGACGTGGCCGCCCTCACGGAGGAACTCGGCGCAATGGAACGCGTGCGGACCGAGGGCATTGTCGCGCTGCCGGGCATCGCCCGCCTGCTACAGAGCCTCCCGGCTGACGCGATCGCGCTGGTCACTTCCGCAGACCGGCTTCTGGCGGATATCCGCATGGAAGCCGCAGGGCTGGCCATGCCGGCAACAGCCCTCACTGCGGACCTGGTGACGCGGGGCAAGCCGCATCCTGAAGGCTACCTGCGGGCCGCTTCACTGCTGGGCGTGGAGCCGGAGGATGCCGTGGTGTTTGAGGATGCGCCGGCCGGAATTGCCGCCGGTGTGGCCGCAGGCATGCGGACCGTGGCCGTGGGTCCTAATACCGGCCCGCTGCCTGAAGGGGTGCTGCATATCCAGGACTACAGTTCAGTCACTGCAGCAGTGGATGCGGACGCCACGGGCCGCAGGATCATTTCATTCCGGCTCTAG
- a CDS encoding glycosyltransferase family 4 protein yields MGYVCPGSVRLTVHLRFLVPANIRHNSGGNVYNARLAEGLGALGVEVEVLAVDGSWPEANTNDRRRLGGLLSERQAGTEHTSGTEHTSGTERTSGTEHTSGTEHTSGTVTLVDGLIACGAPNEFEAAAAAGHPAWVLLHMPSPTHPDRERRSLRAAAGVICSSSSAADHATKRHGVQDSRVALPGTDPAPVAAGSQPPHIVAVAAVLPNKCQLLTVEALTKVQDLEWSASLVGTPDADPVYAAQVRAAIDASGLGHRIQLAGQLVGQELADEWHRADLSLLVSRAEAFGLVVTESLARGIPVIVRAGTGAVEALGMGNRAPEGREEALPGTAVVLPGPDHNDPEVLAAVIRKWLTDATLRAEWQAAALAARERLPGWDTTARDVLGIFAAGYTKPR; encoded by the coding sequence ATGGGCTACGTATGCCCTGGATCTGTCCGCCTGACCGTGCACCTGAGATTCCTGGTCCCTGCCAACATCCGCCACAACTCCGGCGGCAACGTCTACAACGCACGTCTGGCCGAGGGCCTGGGGGCCTTGGGCGTTGAGGTTGAGGTGCTCGCGGTCGATGGGTCCTGGCCCGAGGCCAACACCAATGACCGACGGCGGCTGGGCGGCCTGTTGAGCGAACGCCAGGCAGGGACGGAACATACGTCAGGAACGGAACATACGTCAGGAACGGAACGTACGTCAGGGACGGAACATACGTCAGGAACGGAACATACGTCAGGAACGGTCACGCTCGTGGATGGGCTGATCGCGTGCGGGGCACCTAACGAATTCGAAGCTGCCGCTGCGGCCGGCCACCCCGCTTGGGTCCTGCTGCACATGCCGTCGCCCACGCATCCCGACCGCGAACGACGGTCGCTGCGGGCGGCAGCCGGTGTCATCTGCAGCAGTTCGTCGGCGGCGGATCATGCCACGAAACGACACGGCGTGCAGGATAGCCGGGTTGCGCTGCCAGGGACGGATCCGGCACCTGTAGCTGCCGGTTCGCAGCCACCGCACATCGTTGCGGTGGCTGCCGTGCTGCCCAACAAGTGCCAGTTGCTGACGGTGGAGGCGCTGACGAAAGTCCAGGACCTGGAATGGTCAGCCTCCTTGGTAGGGACGCCTGACGCCGATCCCGTCTATGCAGCACAGGTCCGGGCCGCGATCGACGCAAGCGGACTCGGCCATCGGATCCAGTTGGCGGGGCAGTTGGTGGGACAGGAATTGGCGGACGAATGGCATCGGGCGGATCTGAGCCTCCTCGTCTCGCGCGCTGAAGCTTTCGGCCTTGTGGTGACAGAGTCGTTGGCGCGCGGCATCCCGGTGATCGTCCGGGCCGGAACCGGTGCCGTCGAGGCGTTGGGCATGGGTAACCGTGCGCCCGAGGGCAGGGAAGAAGCCCTGCCGGGAACCGCCGTCGTGCTCCCCGGTCCCGACCATAATGATCCGGAAGTGCTCGCAGCGGTGATCCGGAAGTGGCTGACGGACGCAACCCTCAGGGCAGAATGGCAAGCCGCTGCCCTTGCTGCGAGGGAACGCCTGCCCGGCTGGGACACCACGGCCAGGGACGTGCTGGGCATATTCGCGGCCGGGTACACGAAACCGCGGTGA
- a CDS encoding winged helix-turn-helix domain-containing protein: MSVASGYVHISVRNAGKPSQAAGLRQGFGTRPAFAPATSGTSFPAPGYVPQGYNPNSYGQLRAVQPAEAAPFTAPTPVVSGPNTVRPVANDNVARGFVLYMGIDEETAAAAGTSIAKLAQEIRAYAQSLITGAETYAAVAMAPAGAPGSALDVVRSTFGDPTVNAQKRTETARLQQSAEPRPSGVLIDLARREVHLDGESLNLTFKEFELLNYLVENGTRTVGRDELLEGLWRNAEEVPNERTIDVHIRRLRSKLGRLANTVRTVRGQGYRFYEHPEVVVWAAPEYSI, translated from the coding sequence ATGTCAGTTGCATCCGGATACGTCCACATCTCCGTCCGTAACGCAGGTAAGCCCAGCCAGGCAGCCGGGCTCCGCCAAGGCTTTGGCACCCGGCCCGCGTTCGCCCCGGCCACCTCCGGAACCAGCTTTCCCGCTCCCGGCTACGTCCCCCAGGGTTACAACCCCAACTCCTACGGCCAGCTGCGCGCCGTCCAGCCCGCCGAAGCCGCGCCGTTTACCGCGCCGACGCCGGTGGTATCGGGGCCCAACACCGTGCGCCCCGTCGCCAACGACAACGTGGCCCGTGGATTTGTCCTGTACATGGGGATCGATGAGGAGACTGCCGCAGCTGCAGGAACCTCCATTGCCAAGCTTGCCCAGGAAATCCGCGCCTATGCGCAGTCCCTCATCACCGGTGCCGAAACGTACGCAGCGGTCGCCATGGCTCCCGCGGGCGCCCCGGGTTCCGCGCTCGACGTCGTCCGTTCCACCTTTGGCGACCCCACCGTCAACGCACAGAAGCGCACCGAAACCGCCCGGCTGCAGCAGTCTGCGGAGCCGCGTCCGTCCGGTGTGCTGATCGACCTTGCCCGCCGCGAAGTCCACCTCGACGGCGAATCCCTGAACCTGACCTTCAAAGAGTTCGAACTCCTTAACTACCTCGTCGAAAACGGCACCCGCACGGTTGGCCGCGATGAACTGCTCGAGGGCCTGTGGCGCAACGCCGAGGAGGTCCCGAACGAGCGCACCATCGACGTCCACATCCGCCGTCTCCGCTCCAAGCTCGGCCGCCTGGCCAACACTGTCCGCACGGTCCGCGGCCAGGGCTACCGCTTCTACGAGCACCCCGAAGTAGTTGTCTGGGCCGCTCCGGAATACTCGATCTAG
- a CDS encoding HNH endonuclease signature motif containing protein produces the protein MDNAAGAEVLEAIAASALRLAGVLRGTVDISTGGDLAGSPVPVGVPATCPSAGVADIPPVSTAGGPADGPVPGAFAAGPSAADSDPLGWQAEACLTVLSGAAGLEAMVAAVKVHAAGGYDEAGQAIAGPIMSPKDHTAQDMSIVAEVACALTVSERTAGGLLGEAHRLRSALPLTLAALQAGTLSWQHARIMVDETTNLEPAAAHALEAHFLDPEAPNPARGAAGGMVPGRFRAKARTWRERHHPVSIEQRHTRSAVDRRVEYSPDRDGMAWLSAYLPADQAAGIWNRATTAARALQGPTEGRTLTQLRADNVAAWLLGGTLHSTPPATPGGTLDITQDGAAGRIPSPAAQVLVTVPVFALMGLTDEPAVLDGYGPIPPSMARALVADGAESFRRVLTDPRDGAPLEIGRESYRIPKALRQWLRLRDGKCQFPGCSNQSLDNEADHLNAWANGGSTGISNLTQLCPKHHRLKHARPWQPTEATKDEPPGWISPTGRHYHSEQPDREPPHWPGAAIDAVQRFHDVQGFPGDPWALSNDQPPRVPVPLE, from the coding sequence ATGGATAACGCCGCAGGTGCAGAGGTTCTGGAGGCCATCGCGGCTTCTGCTTTGCGGCTGGCCGGTGTGCTCCGGGGGACGGTGGACATCTCTACGGGCGGGGATCTGGCAGGAAGCCCGGTGCCGGTTGGAGTGCCTGCCACTTGCCCAAGTGCTGGCGTGGCCGACATCCCGCCAGTAAGCACGGCAGGCGGGCCGGCGGACGGCCCGGTGCCTGGCGCTTTCGCAGCCGGCCCTTCTGCGGCCGACTCGGACCCGTTGGGCTGGCAGGCTGAGGCGTGTCTGACGGTCTTGTCCGGCGCGGCCGGGTTGGAGGCGATGGTTGCTGCTGTGAAGGTCCATGCGGCCGGCGGGTACGACGAAGCCGGCCAAGCGATCGCGGGGCCCATCATGTCCCCGAAAGACCACACCGCCCAGGACATGAGTATCGTGGCCGAAGTCGCCTGCGCCCTGACCGTCAGTGAACGTACGGCCGGCGGGCTGCTGGGCGAGGCCCACCGCTTACGTAGTGCCCTGCCGCTCACGCTGGCGGCCCTTCAGGCCGGGACGTTGTCGTGGCAGCACGCCAGGATCATGGTCGACGAAACAACCAACCTCGAGCCGGCCGCCGCCCATGCCCTGGAGGCGCATTTCCTGGACCCGGAGGCGCCGAACCCGGCCCGCGGCGCGGCCGGCGGGATGGTCCCGGGCCGGTTCCGGGCCAAGGCCCGGACCTGGCGCGAACGCCACCACCCGGTCAGCATCGAACAACGCCACACCCGGAGCGCCGTGGACCGTCGGGTCGAGTATTCCCCGGACCGGGACGGGATGGCCTGGCTCTCGGCCTACCTGCCCGCCGACCAGGCAGCCGGGATCTGGAACCGGGCCACCACAGCAGCCCGCGCCCTGCAAGGCCCAACCGAGGGCAGGACACTCACCCAGCTCCGTGCGGACAACGTCGCGGCGTGGCTGCTCGGCGGCACCCTGCACAGCACCCCGCCCGCCACCCCGGGCGGCACTCTGGACATTACTCAGGACGGGGCTGCCGGGAGGATCCCGTCACCGGCAGCCCAGGTTCTGGTGACGGTTCCGGTGTTCGCTTTGATGGGTCTGACTGATGAACCGGCCGTCCTCGACGGGTACGGGCCGATCCCGCCGTCCATGGCCCGCGCTCTCGTGGCCGATGGTGCCGAGTCGTTCCGCCGGGTCCTGACCGATCCCCGGGACGGTGCCCCGTTGGAGATCGGGCGGGAAAGCTACCGGATCCCCAAGGCACTGCGTCAATGGCTCCGGCTCCGGGACGGCAAATGCCAGTTCCCCGGCTGCTCCAACCAGTCCCTGGATAACGAAGCGGACCACCTGAACGCCTGGGCCAACGGCGGGAGTACCGGGATCTCAAACCTGACCCAGCTCTGCCCAAAACACCACCGGCTCAAACACGCCAGACCCTGGCAACCCACCGAAGCCACCAAGGACGAGCCGCCCGGCTGGATCTCACCCACCGGCCGGCACTACCACAGCGAACAACCCGACAGGGAACCACCCCACTGGCCCGGTGCGGCTATTGATGCTGTTCAACGATTCCATGACGTTCAAGGATTCCCGGGGGATCCGTGGGCGCTCTCGAACGACCAACCGCCACGAGTTCCAGTGCCTTTGGAATGA
- a CDS encoding HAMP domain-containing sensor histidine kinase: protein MPREITHPGRSWLKPATWHLRTRLILLAMTLLVAICGAVGLFSYASMDSFLTRQLDEQLSQAANRSNDPGRPPQGGFNGRDPLDARGQSVGTLNARIVNGQINIGGYLDSDTTRSALSSEDKQTLLALTRNGNPVDRPLSNGDYRIVAVETGFGDVLVTGLPLAGKESTLASLVWTFVFVSLGGLVLIGLAGTVLIRRTMQPLEQLSEVATKVARLPLDAGEVALAVRVPPSTANPGTEVGSVGHALNLMLDNVASALEARQRSETKVRQFVADASHELRTPLTAIRGYTELMRMTEDFTPDGRKSLARVQSQSERMTTLVEDLLLLARLDEGQPLKLSEVDLTQLVIEAVSDEKVIAPGHNWRLELPDEPVSVNGDAAQLRQVLVNLLSNARKHTAPGTTVVTSVEKSAGSAVVTVTDDGGGIPPEFVDHVFARFARADAARKGTAPASGVGAAEGTSGLGLSIVQSIAEAHGGTVDVASRPGRTAFVLRLPMGVTAPQGNAPTS from the coding sequence ATGCCGCGAGAAATCACGCACCCTGGCCGCAGCTGGCTGAAACCGGCAACCTGGCACCTGCGCACGCGCCTGATCCTGCTGGCAATGACGTTGCTGGTGGCCATCTGCGGCGCCGTGGGCCTGTTCAGCTATGCCTCCATGGATTCGTTCCTTACCAGGCAGCTGGATGAACAGTTGAGCCAGGCCGCCAACCGCTCGAATGATCCCGGCCGCCCGCCCCAGGGTGGCTTCAACGGCAGGGATCCCCTGGATGCCCGTGGCCAGAGTGTCGGAACCCTGAATGCGCGCATCGTCAACGGTCAGATCAACATTGGCGGCTACCTCGACTCGGACACCACCCGGTCTGCGCTCAGCTCTGAAGACAAGCAAACACTGCTGGCGCTGACGCGGAACGGCAATCCCGTGGATCGCCCACTCTCCAACGGGGATTACCGGATTGTGGCCGTGGAAACCGGCTTCGGCGACGTTTTGGTCACCGGGCTTCCCCTGGCCGGCAAGGAAAGCACCCTCGCTTCCCTGGTGTGGACCTTTGTCTTTGTCTCGCTGGGCGGGCTGGTGCTGATCGGACTCGCCGGAACGGTGCTGATCCGCCGGACCATGCAGCCGTTGGAGCAGCTGTCCGAGGTGGCAACCAAGGTTGCGCGGCTCCCGCTGGACGCCGGCGAGGTGGCCCTCGCGGTGCGCGTCCCGCCGTCGACCGCCAATCCCGGAACCGAAGTGGGCAGCGTGGGCCACGCCCTGAACCTGATGCTGGACAACGTCGCCAGCGCCCTTGAGGCGCGTCAGCGGAGCGAGACGAAGGTGCGGCAGTTCGTTGCCGATGCCTCGCATGAACTGCGCACCCCGTTGACCGCCATCCGCGGGTACACGGAGCTGATGCGGATGACCGAAGACTTCACGCCGGACGGCCGGAAGTCCCTCGCACGCGTGCAGAGCCAGTCCGAACGCATGACCACCCTGGTGGAGGACCTGCTCCTGCTCGCCCGGCTTGACGAAGGGCAGCCCCTGAAACTCAGCGAGGTTGACCTGACCCAGCTCGTGATCGAGGCAGTCAGCGATGAAAAAGTTATCGCACCCGGCCACAACTGGCGCCTGGAACTCCCTGATGAGCCGGTGTCGGTCAATGGCGACGCGGCGCAGCTTCGCCAGGTACTGGTAAATCTGCTCTCCAACGCGCGCAAGCACACGGCCCCGGGCACCACCGTGGTCACCAGTGTGGAAAAGTCCGCCGGCAGTGCAGTCGTTACCGTGACGGACGACGGCGGCGGCATCCCACCGGAATTCGTGGACCACGTTTTTGCCAGGTTTGCCCGCGCAGACGCGGCCCGCAAAGGCACTGCGCCCGCGTCCGGCGTTGGGGCCGCCGAAGGCACCAGCGGCCTCGGCCTGTCCATCGTCCAGTCAATCGCCGAGGCGCACGGCGGCACGGTTGACGTAGCATCGCGCCCTGGACGCACGGCGTTTGTTTTGCGCCTTCCCATGGGAGTTACGGCACCGCAAGGCAACGCGCCGACGTCGTGA
- a CDS encoding 6-carboxytetrahydropterin synthase: MFSLTIRRHFMIAHSLPRAVFGPAQGLHGATFVAEVTFRRRTLSEDAIVLDIGAAGGIIEDVLAGLNYKNLDEHPDFAGKLSTTEALAEYVAQTVAGKLKNTDDGREITGIDVTLRENPDAWATYALDLSA, translated from the coding sequence ATGTTCAGCCTGACCATCCGACGTCACTTCATGATCGCCCACAGCCTCCCGCGCGCAGTTTTTGGTCCCGCCCAGGGCCTGCACGGGGCCACCTTCGTGGCGGAGGTGACATTCCGGCGTCGTACCCTCAGCGAAGACGCGATCGTGCTGGACATCGGGGCGGCCGGCGGCATCATCGAAGACGTGCTGGCCGGGCTCAACTACAAAAACCTCGACGAGCACCCGGACTTCGCGGGCAAACTCAGCACCACCGAGGCGCTGGCCGAGTACGTCGCCCAAACCGTGGCAGGGAAGCTCAAGAATACCGACGACGGCCGCGAGATCACCGGTATCGATGTCACCCTGCGCGAAAATCCGGACGCATGGGCTACGTATGCCCTGGATCTGTCCGCCTGA
- a CDS encoding zinc-binding alcohol dehydrogenase, with product MTKANGPTQATQATAYWTTGTEQGELRSEALHGPGPGEALVRTLYSGISKGTEIVVHTGSVPSRVAQAMRAPHQEGSFPSPVKFGYLSVGIVEQGPDEWIGRTVFCLNPHQDRYVIATDALTSVPDGVPARRAVLTGTVETAVNALWEAGPRLGDRIAVVGAGLVGGMVATLLRTFPLARLQLVDLDPERQQLAGKLGVEFAHPDDAKPDCDIVFHCSASQEGLERSLQLAGDEADVIEMSWYANRDVTLPLGEDFHARRLSIRASQVGVVARARRHRRTNADRLNLAVSLLQDPVFDAFLTGASPFTDLPDVVQNLADGKLEALCHVIEYPNADTSAGASAAKTTPEDKR from the coding sequence ATGACTAAAGCAAACGGACCAACACAGGCAACCCAGGCAACAGCATATTGGACCACCGGAACGGAGCAAGGCGAGCTCCGGTCCGAGGCACTCCACGGTCCGGGGCCCGGCGAAGCGCTGGTCCGGACGTTGTATTCGGGTATCAGTAAGGGCACGGAAATCGTGGTTCACACCGGCTCCGTCCCCTCACGAGTGGCCCAGGCAATGCGTGCCCCGCACCAGGAGGGCTCTTTCCCTTCCCCCGTGAAGTTCGGCTATCTGTCTGTAGGTATTGTCGAACAGGGCCCCGATGAATGGATCGGCCGGACGGTGTTCTGCCTGAACCCGCACCAGGACCGCTACGTAATTGCCACAGACGCCTTGACCAGTGTTCCCGACGGCGTTCCGGCTCGTCGCGCCGTGCTTACCGGCACCGTGGAAACAGCCGTCAATGCCCTTTGGGAAGCCGGGCCGCGGCTGGGGGACCGGATCGCTGTGGTCGGTGCCGGCCTCGTGGGCGGCATGGTGGCCACACTCCTCCGGACTTTTCCACTGGCCCGGCTGCAGCTCGTGGACCTTGATCCCGAACGCCAACAGCTCGCAGGCAAGCTCGGCGTGGAATTCGCCCACCCCGATGACGCCAAGCCGGACTGCGACATCGTGTTCCACTGCTCGGCATCCCAGGAAGGACTGGAGCGCAGCCTGCAGCTGGCCGGCGACGAAGCCGACGTCATTGAGATGTCCTGGTACGCCAATCGCGACGTCACCCTGCCGCTCGGCGAGGATTTCCACGCGCGGCGGCTCTCCATCCGGGCCAGCCAAGTGGGCGTGGTTGCCCGGGCGCGGCGGCACCGGCGAACCAATGCCGACCGTTTAAATCTTGCAGTGTCACTCCTCCAGGACCCGGTATTCGATGCTTTCCTGACCGGGGCCTCTCCGTTCACTGACCTGCCGGACGTGGTGCAAAACCTGGCCGACGGCAAGCTCGAGGCCCTGTGCCATGTGATCGAATACCCCAACGCTGACACTTCCGCAGGTGCCAGTGCAGCCAAAACCACCCCCGAAGACAAGAGGTAG